A stretch of the Capsicum annuum cultivar UCD-10X-F1 chromosome 8, UCD10Xv1.1, whole genome shotgun sequence genome encodes the following:
- the LOC107856658 gene encoding loganic acid O-methyltransferase-like, producing the protein MTTSFPMNGGDGPCSFSKNSQLAREVLDGAKGMVRDPIIQNLDIKIMLSSSNTIRIADFGCSVGPNTFIAMQHVVQSLKDELLQVTNSTNNIPEFQIFFNDHVINDFNTLFQSLPIDRSYYAFGVPGTFHGRLFPSRSIHFAHSSCAIHWLSKTPKELLDEKSPAWNTGSIHYIGTSNVEVVNAYVAQFEKDMEMLLNARAEEIVEGGMMVLVTPFASYTRLMNFFGSSLMDLVNEGKLDESLVDSFNLPMYFPSPEDMTKVVEKNGCFSIEIMELTYPKSKLVDEADAKTLMINLRAVLEELIINHFGSEIAKEACARTILKSEEISTWM; encoded by the exons ATGACTACATCTTTCCCCATGAATGGTGGTGATGGTCCTTGTAGCTTCTCCAAAAACTCCCAATTGGCG AGAGAAGTGTTAGATGGTGCAAAGGGAATGGTGAGAGATCCAATTATTCAAAACCTTGACATCAAAATCATGTTATCATCTTCAAATACAATACGTATTGCAGATTTTGGATGTTCAGTTGGACCAAACACTTTCATTGCAATGCAACATGTTGTACAATCTCTAAAAGACGAGTTATTACAAGTCACAAATTCCACAAATAACATTCCAGAATTCCAAATATTCTTCAATGATCATGTTATAAATGATTTCAACACCCTCTTTCAATCACTCCCTATCGATCGATCCTACTATGCATTCGGAGTTCCAGGAACTTTCCATGGTAGATTATTTCCATCGCGATCGATACATTTTGCACATAGTTCTTGTGCTATACATTGGTTATCTAAGACTCCTAAAGAGTTGTTAGATGAAAAATCTCCAGCATGGAATACGGGTTCGATTCACTACATAGGTACATCAAATGTTGAAGTAGTGAATGCTTATGTTGCTCAATTTGAAAAAGACATGGAAATGTTGTTAAATGCAAGAGCTGAGGAGATTGTTGAAGGAGGAATGATGGTGCTTGTTACACCATTTGCAAGTTACACACGTCTCATGAATTTTTTTGGTTCTAGTCTAATGGATTTGGTGAATGAG GGAAAGTTAGACGAATCTTTAGTTGACTCATTCAATTTGCCAATGTATTTTCCTTCTCCTGAAGATATGACTAAAGTGGTGGAGAAAAATGGTTGTTTTAGTATTGAGATAATGGAGTTGACATATCCCAAATCAAAGCTTGTAGATGAGGCTGATGCAAAGACTTTAATGATAAATCTAAGGGCTGTTTTAGAAGAACTTATAATAAATCACTTTGGAAGTGAAATAGCAAAAGAAGCTTGTGCAAGGACTATTCTAAAAAGTGAAGAGATTTCGACATGGATGTAA